In Bradyrhizobium sp. 195, the sequence CGCATAAGGAGGGCGAAATGAGAAGGGGTACCTGAGGGCATGTCGAGAACAATGACGGAGAAGCTTCTCGCAAAAGCTTCGGAAAAAGACGCAGTTTCGGTCGGAGAGGTGGTTACAGCGAAGATCGATGTCATCTCGATGATCGACCTATTCTTCGACGATTGGATGCTTGAGAACAATCTCAAGGCACGGGATCCAACAAGAGCGGTCTTCTCCTTTCGACCATTTCCCCCAATCGGTCAAATGGCCGGGCGATGTGGAGCGAACGAGGCGGTTTGCACAGAAGCTGGGCGTGCCCAGAGAGAACGTCTACGACATCGGCAGACACGGCCTTTCGCATCAAGTGCTGGCCGAGGAGGGATGGGTTCTCCCCGACACGTTTTATTTAGCTGCGGATACCCAAGCCGCCACGATGGGCGCGCTGAACTGCTTCGCGATGGCCGGAATCTACTCGACGCTCCCGGCAGTGGCGTCAGGTGAGATGTGGGCGTGGTCGTGCCGGAGACCGTCCAAATAATTCTGACAGGTGAGATGCCCAAAGGGATACTCGGAAAGGACATCTACTTCCGACTGCTTCAAGACCTTCAGGGCCGAGCTGATGGTCATGTGCTTGGAGTTCTGTGGGCCGGGGTTGCAATCACTGCCGATTGACGTGCGCATGGGCGTGGCGAACGGTTCGAATCACATCGGCGCCATGAGCTCGGTATTCGAACCGGACCAGAGGCTTCTCGACTACTTGAGGCCTAGGACCGATCGACATTCCTTGCATCCAGATCATGGCGGCTGCGAGATGGATGAAGCCGGTAAAGTTCGCGGTTCCCCTGTCATAACGGGTAGCGAAGCGCCGGAAGTGTTTGAGCTGGTAGAAGCAGCGCTCGATGCGGTTGCGCTGTTTGTAGGCGTCGCCGTCGTGCGGAATGATGATCCTGCGGGTGCGGTTTGACGGGATCACCTCACCGCCGTTGCGCCGATCCCGGCGATGATCGCGCGCAGGGCGTTGCTGTCATAGGCTTTGTCGGCGAGCACTGCATCGCCGCTTTGCCCGTCGAGCAGCGCAGGCGCGTGGGTGATGTCGCCAACCTGTCGGCCGTGACGATGAAGCGGAGCGGACGGCCGAGCGCATCAGCCAGCATGTGGATCTTGGTGGTCAGTCCGCCTCGGGAGCGCCCCAGCGCCTGATCTTTGGCCCCCCTTTTCCGCTTGCGGCCTGCTGGTGGGCGCGAATAATGGTGCTATCGATCATCAGATACTGGTTGTCGCGATCGGCGGTCAGCGCGGCGAATACCCGCTCCCAGACGCCGGCATGGCACCAGCGGCTGAAGCGCCCACGGTCTTCCACTTGCCGTACCGCTCCGGCAGGTCGTACCAGTGCGCGCCCGACCGTAACACCCACAAACATCCGTTCACGAACAGAAGGTTATCCGCAGCTGACCGTCCCGGGTCGCCAGCCTTGCCCGGCAGTAATGGCGAAATCTTCGCCCATTGCGTCTCGTTCAACTCGTATCGCTTCGCCGCCATTATCCGCTCCGTGTCGAATCACGGAGCTCTATGAATCAGCGATCAAACCGATTGGGAATCCTGAATGTCGATCGGTCCTAGGGCAAGGGAACGGTTCGAACCGGTGACGGCGGACCGAGATACCAAGTACGTCGCCTCCTACGCATACGACTTGTCTACGTTCGAACCATTGGTTTCTGGTCCTGGGGACATTTCAAAAATTCAACCGCTCGGTGAGGTGAAAGCAACAACGGTCCAGGCAGTGCTGATTCCGACGATCTCGCCCGGGTTTACCATTCCGATTTGATGTCGCCGGGGGCGCGAGGCGTTCTGGCTGTCTAGTTTCTGGCATCGGTAAAGCCGCGTGGTCAATCTTTGAATCGCGGCTCGGCGGACTTGTTTTTCTGCTGCTTCTGCTGTGGGCATGTGGGCAACGCTCTTGCGTTGTCCAAGCGCAGCGGCATGTCCACAGCGCCACGGGCTCAGTCCTTTCGGCTGGGTTTACGGGTTCGCCGCAGGCTTTCCCCGTTGAGGTCAATCAGGTGGGCGTTGTGGACCAGGCAATCGAGGACGGCGTCGGCATAGGTGGGGTCGCCGAACACGACAGAGTACCCCTATTCTTGAGCGGGTCGTGTCTATGGCGCGACAATCAGGATGAGAGCGGCGCGTCAATCAAGATGAGACAAAGCGGCCGAGTCAGGAGATAATTGACGCTGGCCGCCGGCTTGGCAAGCGTTGATTGACGCGTTGATTGACGCTGCGCGACAATCAAGAGGCGCTGCCAGCGTCAATCACCGCTTTGTCGAGCTCGTTTGGAGTGGCGTGCACGGGTGGCCGTCCTGGACCGCGCCTTCGATCGAGAGCAACTCTTCGACGGTAGCTCTCGACATTCATCTCGAGGATCGTTGCGTGGTGGACGAGGCGATCGACGGCCGCCAGCGTCATTGCCTGATCGCCGAACACGACAGAGTACCCCTATTCTTGAGCGGGTCGTGTCTCACGTCACGATCACCGACCCGCATCATTTCCTGTTGGGCACCGGCTTGAGGTGCTGAAGGAGCGGTCGGGGCGCGGTCCCGCCTACGTCGTTGTCGCGCTGCCGGACGGACGGCCGCGGGCGATTCGGATCGCGTCGACGGATCTTGGCGAGACGCCTATCACTTCCCGCCCGAACGCCGCCGATCTGCCGCGCATCAGTGCACGTACGCTGATCCCATTGATGCAACATTTGAGCGCGAGTCTGAGCCTTCTCGACGAGAAGGTGATTCGCGATGACCCACCGACCGCTTCCAGGTCGCGTTGCGTATCGACCACTGCCGACGTCGGCAAATCCACCCGGCCGCCCGACGGCCGACATTCCGCGCCTGTGGCCGAATCTGTCGACCGCGACGCAAACCCAGATCGCTCAAATCCTCGCCACGCTGCTGCGGCGAATGCAAGCGGTTCCCGGCACGCCCGGAAGGGGACTGAGCCGTGCTGATCAGCTTGAACGTCGCTGACGAGCGGCTCACGACTGCGCACCGAGCTAAGTTGGCCTATGTCTACGTGCGGCAGTCATCCGTGAACCAGGTGCGCCACCACCAGGAGAGCACGCAGCTGCAGTACCGCCTCGTCGATCGTGCCATCGGTCTGGGCTGGCCGCCTGAACGTGTCCAGGTCATTGATGAGGATCTGGGCAAATCCGGTGCTGGCGGTGTGGATCGTCATGGTTTCCAGAAGCTCATTGCCGAGATCGGCCTTGGCAACGCCGGTCTTGTGGTGAGCCTCGACGCTTCGCGCTTGGCCCGCAATAATCGGGACTGGCATCAGCTGCTCGAACTGTGCTCGGTGTTCGGCGTGCTCATTGCGGATGGCGAGCGGCTTTACGATCCGCGCGCCTACCACGACCGCCTGTTGTTGGGCTTGTCCGGCATCATGAGCGAGGCGGAGTTGCATCAACTTCGGATGCGCCTTCACCAAGGGGAACGCCAGAAGGCAACGCGGGGCGAACTGCGGCTGCCCCTGCCAGCCGGGCTCGCCTATGATCGAGCGGGCACAATTATTCTCAATCCCGATGAGGAGGTGCAGGCCCGTCTTCATCTCGTGTTTGCCAAATTCCAGGAACTGCAAAGCGCTCGCCGTGTGATGCGGTACTTGGACAGAAACGGATTGTCCTTGCCGGTTCGACCGCTGCTTGGACCATCTCCACATGAGATCGCCTGGCGTGCGCCAGATAGTGCACGCGTCCTTAGTATCCTTCAAAATCCGGCCTATGCTGGTGCGTATGTTTATGGCCGCCGGCAAAAGGATCCGAGCCGATGCCGGCCGGGATCGCTGA encodes:
- a CDS encoding recombinase family protein, which gives rise to MLISLNVADERLTTAHRAKLAYVYVRQSSVNQVRHHQESTQLQYRLVDRAIGLGWPPERVQVIDEDLGKSGAGGVDRHGFQKLIAEIGLGNAGLVVSLDASRLARNNRDWHQLLELCSVFGVLIADGERLYDPRAYHDRLLLGLSGIMSEAELHQLRMRLHQGERQKATRGELRLPLPAGLAYDRAGTIILNPDEEVQARLHLVFAKFQELQSARRVMRYLDRNGLSLPVRPLLGPSPHEIAWRAPDSARVLSILQNPAYAGAYVYGRRQKDPSRCRPGSLTGTVKVAIADWAVCLHAAHPGYISWEEFMANQGRLADNVFRYEAGHSGVPRKGAALLQGIAICGRCGRHMSMRYTGPNADYPVYCCRSDRDQQGNALCQEVRALAVDALVERVVLDALCRIRLRSHSRRRANWSRRAVSSSANGRFAWSAPATRQSALGVSMTP